A window of the Tunturibacter empetritectus genome harbors these coding sequences:
- a CDS encoding patatin-like phospholipase family protein codes for MPKRLAITIAGAVSLGSYEAGVLYEVLDAIHQHNSAEGVTDDEKILIDVMTGASAGAMTAAIVAHKMLYSADEFRDAYDNPLYNVWVKRIDLDGLLKTVDEATGEVEPPLRSIFSSNVVEGIAKDTLLGRYASEEWPAPITHLAAARSISIGMTLTNLNGVDYGYDMQPCGRFIYTRHEDQITRVVSVDGSDKPEVWRELADASVASGAYPLAFRAKEVDRWRADYAKNGLEPWTDDPSRFTYTDGGILQNEPLGMAKNLVDEIDKHWYNDSRFYLFVSPHGRTSSADSSFCEVNADYFQMMKRWAKVLLGQSEFQDWITAVEMNEQIALMDARASELVEKLRSGEIKSGSLKRTADGLLKVLFSQPTRTGTRQVAKIGKESLANARRRIEHQYKEEIVHLGAGSYAADAFRDTVLAFETAANLGQCDYMRIYGIAVSEELLAGADLTGFLGFFDERYRVHDYDRGRMVARMVLTDPVMSEAGELGPIRYTPTHTNPIDSTLNGLQLAQLSIEDQKKFREGVKKRVSEMVRYLIGFWSYPADVVVIEPLMNAILNHLFRE; via the coding sequence ATGCCGAAGCGGCTGGCTATTACGATTGCGGGTGCGGTGTCGTTGGGGAGTTATGAGGCGGGTGTTCTGTATGAGGTGCTGGATGCAATTCATCAGCATAACTCCGCTGAGGGAGTGACAGACGACGAAAAGATTCTTATCGATGTCATGACGGGCGCCTCGGCCGGTGCGATGACGGCGGCGATTGTGGCGCATAAGATGTTGTACTCTGCCGATGAGTTTCGCGACGCGTACGATAACCCGCTGTATAACGTGTGGGTAAAACGGATCGACCTCGATGGATTGTTGAAGACGGTGGACGAAGCGACAGGCGAGGTGGAGCCACCGCTGCGTTCGATCTTTTCGTCGAACGTGGTGGAAGGAATAGCAAAGGATACGCTCCTGGGACGATATGCATCGGAGGAGTGGCCCGCTCCCATAACGCACCTGGCTGCTGCCCGGTCGATCTCCATCGGAATGACGCTGACCAACCTGAACGGCGTGGACTACGGCTATGACATGCAGCCTTGCGGGAGGTTTATCTACACGCGGCATGAAGACCAGATAACACGAGTTGTGAGTGTGGACGGGAGCGATAAGCCGGAGGTGTGGCGTGAGCTAGCGGACGCGTCGGTGGCAAGCGGGGCATATCCGTTGGCATTTCGTGCAAAGGAGGTGGACCGCTGGCGGGCGGATTACGCAAAAAACGGTCTGGAGCCGTGGACGGATGATCCGTCGAGGTTCACGTACACCGATGGCGGAATCTTGCAGAATGAGCCGCTGGGTATGGCGAAGAATCTGGTGGATGAGATCGACAAGCATTGGTACAACGACAGCCGGTTCTACTTGTTTGTGTCGCCGCATGGGAGAACTTCGAGCGCGGATTCGAGCTTTTGCGAGGTGAATGCAGACTACTTCCAGATGATGAAGCGGTGGGCCAAGGTGCTGCTTGGGCAGTCAGAGTTTCAGGACTGGATTACAGCGGTGGAGATGAATGAGCAGATTGCTCTAATGGACGCTCGGGCCAGCGAACTGGTAGAGAAGCTGCGTTCAGGCGAAATCAAGAGCGGAAGTCTGAAGAGGACCGCGGATGGTCTGCTGAAGGTGTTGTTTTCGCAGCCGACGCGGACGGGGACTAGGCAGGTTGCGAAGATCGGGAAAGAGAGCCTCGCTAATGCCAGGCGGCGGATTGAACACCAATATAAGGAGGAGATCGTGCATCTGGGGGCAGGGAGCTACGCCGCCGATGCATTTCGCGATACTGTGCTTGCGTTTGAGACAGCGGCGAATTTGGGACAGTGCGACTATATGCGGATCTATGGAATCGCTGTGTCCGAGGAGTTGTTGGCGGGGGCGGACCTAACGGGCTTTCTGGGGTTCTTCGATGAGCGGTATCGCGTGCATGACTATGACCGGGGACGGATGGTGGCGAGAATGGTGTTGACCGATCCCGTGATGAGTGAAGCGGGAGAGCTAGGGCCGATACGGTATACGCCGACGCATACGAACCCGATCGACAGCACCCTGAACGGGCTGCAACTGGCGCAACTGT